A genomic stretch from Pontivivens ytuae includes:
- a CDS encoding enoyl-CoA hydratase, whose protein sequence is MSILLREDADGIATLTLNQPEKLNPLSEAMLAALQGQFDALMEDRGTRAVVIRGAGKAFCAGHDLREMAAGRQAEDGGAAYFRELFAQCARMMTTIPKLPQPVIAEVHGIATAAGCQLVASCDMAVAAETARFGVNGVNIGLFCSTPMVALSRNIPRKHAFEMLTTGGFVDAERAGELGLVNRVVPEAELSGAAQELAKTVAAKLASAVRVGKRAFYDQLEMGLEDAYAYTGEVMALNMADADTAEGIAAFLEKRDARWKNPD, encoded by the coding sequence ATGTCGATCCTGCTGCGCGAGGATGCCGACGGCATCGCGACGCTGACCCTTAACCAGCCCGAGAAGTTGAACCCGCTGTCGGAGGCGATGCTGGCGGCGCTGCAAGGTCAGTTCGACGCCCTGATGGAGGATCGCGGGACCCGCGCCGTGGTGATCCGCGGCGCAGGCAAGGCGTTTTGCGCCGGTCACGACCTGCGGGAGATGGCAGCCGGGCGGCAGGCGGAGGACGGGGGTGCGGCCTACTTCCGCGAGCTCTTCGCTCAATGCGCGCGGATGATGACGACGATCCCGAAGCTGCCCCAGCCGGTGATCGCCGAGGTCCACGGCATCGCAACGGCGGCAGGCTGCCAGCTCGTGGCCTCCTGCGACATGGCCGTGGCGGCAGAGACGGCGCGCTTCGGGGTGAACGGGGTCAATATCGGCCTCTTCTGCTCGACACCGATGGTGGCGCTGTCGCGGAACATCCCGCGCAAGCACGCCTTCGAGATGCTGACCACGGGCGGTTTCGTGGATGCGGAGCGCGCGGGCGAGTTGGGGCTGGTGAACCGCGTGGTGCCGGAGGCGGAGCTTTCTGGCGCGGCGCAGGAGCTTGCGAAGACCGTGGCGGCCAAGCTCGCCTCCGCCGTACGCGTCGGCAAGCGGGCCTTCTACGATCAGCTCGAGATGGGGCTGGAGGACGCCTACGCCTATACGGGCGAGGTCATGGCGCTCAACATGGCCGACGCGGATACCGCGGAAGGGATCGCCGCGTTTCTCGAGAAGCGCGATGCGCGGTGGAAGAACCCGGACTGA
- a CDS encoding PaaI family thioesterase encodes MDLKMNAGEVQDFLAEVFPQVQGEFEVEHLAPLEARVRLLVGEHHLRPGGTISGPAMFSLADCGFYVAVLGMIGRQALTVTTNCSIDFMRKPAAGRDLIADVRILKLGRVLAVGDVLLRSDGEDAVVARASLTYSIPPAR; translated from the coding sequence ATGGACCTCAAGATGAACGCGGGCGAGGTGCAGGACTTCCTCGCCGAGGTCTTTCCGCAGGTGCAGGGCGAGTTCGAGGTGGAGCATCTGGCGCCGTTGGAGGCGCGGGTGCGTTTGCTGGTCGGCGAGCATCACCTGCGGCCGGGGGGCACGATCTCCGGTCCCGCGATGTTCTCCCTCGCCGATTGCGGGTTCTACGTGGCCGTGCTCGGCATGATCGGACGGCAGGCGCTGACGGTGACGACGAACTGCTCGATCGATTTCATGCGCAAGCCCGCGGCGGGGCGCGACCTCATTGCCGATGTGCGCATCCTGAAGCTCGGCCGGGTGCTGGCGGTGGGCGACGTGCTTCTGCGCTCGGACGGTGAGGACGCGGTGGTCGCCCGGGCCTCCCTCACCTACTCGATCCCCCCGGCGCGCTGA
- a CDS encoding YgaP family membrane protein, translating into MARTAFQNVGTLDRALRAILGTAMVLMALSCPWAIAQGPFFIWGIGILGAVFLLTAATGSCPIYRLLGLRS; encoded by the coding sequence ATGGCGCGCACGGCTTTCCAGAACGTCGGAACGCTCGACCGGGCGCTCCGCGCGATCCTCGGGACAGCGATGGTCCTGATGGCGCTCAGCTGCCCGTGGGCCATCGCGCAGGGGCCATTCTTCATCTGGGGCATCGGGATCCTCGGGGCCGTCTTCCTCCTGACGGCGGCGACGGGATCCTGCCCGATCTACCGCCTGCTCGGCCTCCGCAGCTAG
- the speE gene encoding polyamine aminopropyltransferase, with product MTAKDKDWATETLHDDYAQSLKVTRTLYDSATELQRIKVLENPRFGRFMTLDGVVQTTEGDEFIYHEMMTHVPILAHGMARNVLIIGGGDGGIAREVLRHAAVEHVTMVEIDGGVVEFCKEHLPSLSAGAFDDPRLDLVIADGAEFVDTTDRRFDVIIIDSTDPIGPGEVLFTETFYGKAKRCLTEGGILVTQNGVPFLQGEELTNTMRAFRALFADWGCYLATIPTYAGGPMAMGWGTDGPGRDVTLAELSARFAEAGLAPRYYTPEVHKAAFALPGYVLALMPD from the coding sequence ATGACCGCCAAGGACAAGGACTGGGCCACCGAGACCCTTCACGACGACTACGCCCAGTCCCTGAAGGTGACGCGCACCCTCTACGACAGCGCGACCGAGCTGCAGCGGATCAAGGTGCTGGAGAACCCCCGCTTCGGTCGCTTCATGACGCTCGACGGTGTGGTGCAGACCACGGAAGGCGACGAGTTCATCTATCACGAGATGATGACCCACGTGCCGATCCTCGCGCACGGGATGGCGCGGAACGTGCTGATCATCGGCGGCGGCGATGGCGGCATCGCGCGGGAGGTGCTGCGCCACGCCGCGGTCGAACACGTGACCATGGTCGAGATCGACGGGGGCGTGGTGGAGTTCTGCAAGGAGCATCTGCCGAGCCTGTCAGCAGGGGCCTTCGACGACCCGCGCCTCGACCTCGTCATCGCGGACGGCGCGGAGTTCGTGGACACCACCGACCGCCGCTTCGACGTCATCATCATCGATTCCACCGATCCGATCGGACCGGGCGAGGTGCTGTTCACCGAGACCTTTTACGGCAAGGCGAAACGCTGCCTGACCGAGGGCGGCATCCTCGTCACCCAGAACGGCGTGCCCTTCCTTCAGGGCGAGGAGCTGACCAACACGATGCGCGCCTTCCGCGCCCTCTTCGCGGACTGGGGCTGCTACCTCGCCACGATCCCGACCTATGCGGGCGGGCCGATGGCGATGGGCTGGGGGACGGACGGGCCGGGGCGCGACGTGACGCTGGCCGAGCTCTCCGCCCGGTTCGCGGAGGCGGGGCTGGCACCGCGCTACTACACGCCCGAGGTTCACAAGGCGGCCTTCGCTTTGCCGGGCTACGTCCTCGCGCTGATGCCGGACTGA
- a CDS encoding 2'-5' RNA ligase family protein gives MTDPLILTLALDEEAQGFFERERRRLFPPERNMIPAHLSLFHKLPGEEIATVSDRLSNVADRTSPLPLDVTGVMFLGRGSAYRVEGADEVRNELAAGWQNWLTPQDRQGFRCHVTVQNKVTGAEAKRTFTALQESFAPFSATGIGFDLWHYRGGPWEAAGHFPFQGAPT, from the coding sequence ATGACCGATCCGCTGATCCTGACGCTCGCGCTCGACGAGGAGGCCCAGGGCTTCTTCGAGCGCGAGCGTCGACGCCTCTTTCCGCCGGAGCGCAACATGATCCCCGCGCATCTGAGCCTGTTCCACAAGCTGCCGGGCGAGGAGATCGCGACCGTATCCGATCGGTTGTCGAACGTTGCGGATCGCACGTCACCCCTGCCCCTCGACGTGACCGGCGTGATGTTCCTCGGCCGCGGCTCCGCCTACAGGGTGGAAGGCGCCGACGAGGTGCGCAATGAACTGGCGGCAGGCTGGCAGAACTGGCTGACCCCGCAGGATCGGCAGGGCTTTCGCTGCCATGTCACCGTCCAGAACAAGGTGACCGGCGCCGAGGCGAAACGTACTTTCACTGCCCTGCAGGAGAGCTTCGCGCCCTTCTCCGCCACGGGCATCGGCTTCGACCTCTGGCACTATCGCGGCGGCCCGTGGGAGGCCGCCGGACATTTCCCCTTCCAAGGAGCACCGACATGA
- the speD gene encoding adenosylmethionine decarboxylase produces MARQPEDIFDEDRADHFIRRDGRIFAGTHLIIEVEGAEGLDDEDRIQQAFRDCVDTCGATLLHIHTHKFSPQGVSGVAVLAESHISVHTWPEIGYGAFDVFMCGDAQPWKAVDVLRDAFGARDVRVKELHRGEEAVAAAL; encoded by the coding sequence ATGGCACGGCAACCGGAAGACATCTTCGACGAGGATCGCGCGGATCACTTCATCCGCCGCGACGGTCGCATCTTCGCCGGCACCCACCTCATCATCGAGGTCGAGGGCGCCGAGGGGCTCGATGACGAGGATCGCATCCAGCAGGCCTTCCGCGATTGCGTGGACACCTGCGGCGCGACGCTCCTCCACATCCACACGCACAAGTTCAGCCCCCAGGGCGTGAGCGGCGTCGCGGTGCTGGCGGAGAGCCACATCTCCGTCCACACGTGGCCCGAGATCGGCTACGGCGCCTTCGACGTGTTCATGTGCGGCGACGCCCAGCCGTGGAAGGCCGTGGACGTGCTGCGCGATGCCTTCGGCGCCCGTGACGTGCGCGTCAAGGAACTGCACCGCGGCGAGGAGGCGGTGGCCGCCGCCCTTTGA
- the panB gene encoding 3-methyl-2-oxobutanoate hydroxymethyltransferase: MSVHSDAKPVTVPAIRVRKGAEPLVALTAYHAQAASWVDPHADIILVGDSLGMVLHGLPSTVGVPLEMMLMHGASAVRGAKRALVIVDLPFGTYEESPEAAFRTAARVMAETGCGAVKLEGGVHMAETIAKLTRSGIPVMAHIGLTPQATHTMGGFKTQGRDRADWDRHVADAQAVAQAGAFSVVLEGMVEPLARRITEAVEIPTIGIGASPVCDGQILVLEDMLGLHEWTPKFVREFGALRGDIDVAITAYAQAVRNRTFPGEAETYAPKD, translated from the coding sequence ATGAGTGTGCATTCCGACGCGAAGCCCGTTACCGTCCCCGCGATCCGAGTCCGGAAGGGGGCCGAGCCACTGGTCGCGCTGACCGCATATCACGCGCAGGCGGCCTCCTGGGTCGATCCCCATGCGGACATCATCCTCGTGGGCGACTCGCTCGGCATGGTGCTCCACGGCCTGCCCTCCACCGTCGGCGTGCCGCTGGAGATGATGCTGATGCACGGCGCCTCTGCCGTCCGGGGCGCGAAGCGAGCGCTCGTCATCGTGGACCTGCCCTTCGGCACCTATGAGGAAAGCCCAGAGGCCGCCTTCCGCACCGCCGCCCGCGTGATGGCGGAGACCGGTTGCGGCGCGGTGAAGCTCGAGGGCGGCGTGCACATGGCCGAGACCATCGCGAAGCTCACCCGCAGCGGCATCCCGGTGATGGCCCATATCGGCCTGACCCCGCAGGCGACCCACACGATGGGCGGGTTCAAGACCCAAGGCCGCGACCGCGCCGACTGGGACCGCCATGTGGCGGACGCGCAGGCCGTGGCCCAGGCCGGTGCCTTCTCCGTCGTGCTGGAGGGCATGGTCGAACCGCTGGCCCGCCGCATCACCGAAGCGGTGGAGATCCCCACCATCGGCATCGGCGCCTCCCCGGTCTGCGACGGCCAGATCCTGGTGCTGGAGGACATGCTGGGCCTGCACGAGTGGACCCCGAAATTCGTGCGCGAATTCGGTGCGTTGCGCGGCGATATTGATGTCGCAATTACCGCCTATGCGCAGGCGGTGCGGAACCGGACCTTCCCGGGGGAAGCCGAGACCTACGCACCCAAGGACTGA
- the panC gene encoding pantoate--beta-alanine ligase → MIICETKAALRAARADLAGSVGFVPTMGFLHEGHMSLVRAAKAECDRFAVSIFVNPTQFGPNEDLASYPRDLPRDLAMLEAEGVDLVFTPGPEEIYSGGDVTVDPGRLGRILTGELRPGHFGGVATVVTKLFNLVRPDRAYFGEKDYQQLTLIRAMVADLDMGLEIRGMPTVREADGLAMSSRNVRLTPEHRAEAPVLNRALDTAEAAGLRPVAELARIIRDVLDGQQVEAVDIRDARTLTEVAGVPDAPVVALLAVRFGTVLLIDQRVIS, encoded by the coding sequence GTGATCATCTGCGAGACCAAGGCGGCGCTGCGCGCGGCGCGCGCCGATCTGGCGGGCAGCGTCGGGTTCGTGCCCACCATGGGCTTCCTGCACGAGGGTCACATGAGCCTCGTGCGCGCGGCGAAGGCGGAGTGTGACCGATTCGCCGTCTCGATCTTCGTGAACCCGACGCAGTTCGGCCCGAACGAGGATCTCGCGAGCTACCCGCGCGACCTGCCCCGCGACCTCGCGATGCTGGAGGCGGAGGGCGTGGACCTCGTCTTCACCCCCGGTCCGGAGGAGATCTATTCCGGTGGCGACGTCACCGTCGATCCAGGGCGTCTGGGTCGCATCCTGACGGGAGAGCTGCGCCCCGGTCATTTCGGCGGGGTGGCGACGGTCGTGACCAAGCTCTTCAACCTTGTCCGCCCGGATCGGGCTTACTTCGGTGAGAAGGACTACCAGCAACTCACGCTGATCCGCGCCATGGTCGCCGATCTCGACATGGGGCTGGAGATCCGGGGGATGCCGACGGTGCGGGAGGCGGACGGCCTCGCCATGTCCTCCCGCAACGTGCGCCTGACGCCGGAGCATCGGGCGGAAGCCCCCGTGCTGAACCGCGCTCTGGATACGGCGGAGGCGGCGGGTCTCCGCCCGGTCGCCGAGCTCGCCCGGATCATCCGCGACGTGCTTGATGGTCAGCAGGTGGAAGCGGTGGACATACGCGACGCGCGGACGCTGACGGAGGTCGCGGGCGTGCCGGACGCCCCCGTCGTCGCCCTGCTCGCCGTCCGCTTCGGCACCGTGCTTCTCATCGACCAGAGGGTGATCTCATGA
- the rplM gene encoding 50S ribosomal protein L13 → MKTYSAKPADIEKKWILIDAEGVVLGRLASIIAMRLRGKHKATFTPHMDMGDNVIVINADKVQLTGNKRTDKTYYWHTGHPGGIKSRTAEQLLEGKFPERVVTKAVQRMLPGGPLSRQQMTNLRVYAGGEHPHEAQNPEVLDVKSMNAKNTRSA, encoded by the coding sequence ATGAAAACCTACTCTGCCAAACCGGCCGATATCGAGAAGAAGTGGATCCTGATCGACGCCGAGGGCGTGGTTCTGGGCCGTCTCGCCTCGATCATCGCCATGCGCCTGCGCGGCAAGCACAAGGCGACCTTCACCCCGCACATGGACATGGGCGACAACGTCATCGTCATCAATGCGGACAAGGTCCAGCTCACGGGCAACAAGCGCACCGACAAGACCTACTACTGGCACACCGGTCACCCGGGCGGCATCAAGTCGCGCACGGCCGAGCAGCTGCTCGAAGGCAAGTTCCCCGAGCGCGTCGTGACCAAGGCCGTGCAGCGCATGCTGCCGGGCGGCCCGCTGTCGCGCCAGCAGATGACCAACCTGCGCGTCTATGCCGGCGGTGAGCACCCGCACGAGGCGCAGAACCCCGAAGTGCTGGACGTGAAGTCCATGAATGCCAAGAACACCCGGAGCGCATGA
- the rpsI gene encoding 30S ribosomal protein S9, whose product MADEIKSLDGLKEAVAAETTALGVDGDEQEMLTETAAPREPVRDELGRSYATGKRKDAIARVWVKPGNGTVTVNGKPMNEYFARPVLQMLLAQPFSIAGVEGEFDVMATVKGGGLSGQAGAVRHGVSKALSLYEPSLRPALKAAGFLTRDSRVVERKKYGKRKARRSFQFSKR is encoded by the coding sequence ATGGCTGACGAAATCAAATCGCTCGACGGCCTGAAAGAGGCGGTCGCCGCCGAGACCACCGCGCTGGGCGTGGACGGCGACGAGCAGGAGATGCTGACCGAGACCGCGGCACCGCGTGAGCCGGTCCGTGACGAGCTGGGCCGCTCCTACGCGACGGGCAAGCGGAAGGACGCGATCGCCCGCGTATGGGTGAAGCCGGGCAACGGCACCGTCACCGTGAACGGCAAGCCGATGAACGAGTACTTCGCGCGCCCCGTGCTGCAGATGCTGCTCGCCCAGCCGTTCTCCATCGCCGGGGTCGAGGGTGAGTTCGACGTGATGGCAACCGTGAAGGGCGGCGGCCTCTCCGGTCAGGCGGGTGCGGTGCGCCACGGCGTCTCGAAGGCGCTGAGCCTCTACGAGCCCTCCCTGCGCCCGGCGCTGAAGGCCGCGGGCTTCCTGACCCGCGACAGCCGCGTCGTGGAGCGGAAGAAGTACGGCAAGCGCAAGGCCCGCCGGAGCTTCCAGTTCTCCAAGCGCTGA
- a CDS encoding RICIN domain-containing protein: MQKRQSILIAALLSIAATTALAQTPPQIRLADPLDYPGEGYCIDVVGVGDTARADLPLVVHNCLPERGSSDRIAEEREGRLFMPAFDACVTAFGVTAPLPGSPVVLRPCGAQESFLPADRLQLFDRTAENRLRLRGSDLCLAAGPDSARTFSPNDRWRTLTMEPCDTVPIARSAWD, from the coding sequence ATGCAAAAACGACAATCCATTCTAATCGCAGCACTCCTCAGCATCGCCGCGACCACCGCCCTCGCTCAGACGCCGCCGCAGATCCGGCTCGCCGACCCGCTCGACTATCCCGGTGAGGGCTACTGCATCGACGTGGTCGGCGTCGGCGACACGGCCCGTGCCGACCTGCCTCTCGTCGTCCACAACTGCCTGCCCGAGCGCGGCAGCAGCGACCGGATCGCGGAGGAGCGGGAGGGTCGGCTCTTCATGCCCGCCTTCGACGCCTGCGTGACCGCGTTCGGGGTCACGGCACCCCTGCCCGGCTCGCCCGTCGTGCTGCGGCCCTGTGGCGCGCAGGAGAGCTTCCTGCCCGCCGACCGCTTGCAGCTCTTCGACCGGACGGCGGAGAACCGGCTGCGCCTGCGCGGCAGCGACCTGTGCCTAGCCGCTGGACCTGACTCCGCCCGGACCTTCAGCCCCAACGACCGCTGGCGCACGCTGACGATGGAGCCCTGCGACACCGTCCCCATCGCCCGCTCCGCCTGGGACTGA